The Vulpes vulpes isolate BD-2025 chromosome 10, VulVul3, whole genome shotgun sequence genome has a window encoding:
- the PITPNM2 gene encoding membrane-associated phosphatidylinositol transfer protein 2 isoform X15: protein MIIKEYRIPLPMTVEEYRIAQLYMIQKKSRNETYGEGSGVEILENRPYTDGPGGSGQYTHKVYHVGMHIPSWFRSILPKAALRVVEESWNAYPYTRTRFTCPFVEKFSIDIETFYKTDAGENPNVFSLSPVEKNQLTIDFIDIVKDPVPPNEYKMEEDPKLFHSIKTQRGPLSDNWIEEYKQQVFPIMCAYKLCKVEFRYWGMQSKIERFIHDTGLRKVMVRAHRQAWCWQDEWYGLNMENIRELEKEAQLMLSRKMAQFNEDDEEAAELAKDEASQAQAPGEPPQPSSSSGEPLAGRGLKKQWSTSSKSSRSSKRGASPSRHSISEWRMQSIARDSDESSDDEYFDAHEDLSDSEEIFPKDITKWSSNDLMDKIESPEPEDTQDGLYRQSAPEFRVASSVEQLNIIETKKKIFTLYPAFLRLLKKIRWKGRKRTPSRQK from the exons ATGATCATTAAGGAATATCGGATTCCTCTGCCCATGACCGTGGAGGAGTACCGCATCGCCCAGCTGTACATGATACAG AAGAAGAGCCGTAACGAAACGTATGGCGAAGGCAGTGGCGTAGAGATCTTGGAGAACCGGCCGTACACAGACGGCCCCGGCGGCTCTGGGCAGTACACACACAAGGTGTACCATGTGGGCATGCACATCCCCAGCTGGTTCCGCTCCATCCTGCCCAAGGCAGCCCTGAGGGTGGTTGAGGAATCCTGGAACGCCTACCCCTATACCCGAACCAG GTTCACTTGCCCCTTTGTGGAGAAATTCTCCATTGACATCGAAACTTTTTATAAAACGGATGCTGGAGAAAACCCTAATGTGTTCAGCCTGTCTCCTGTGGAGAAGAACCAGCTGACAATCG ACTTCATCGACATCGTCAAAGACCCTGTGCCCCCCAACGAGTATAAGATGGAAGAAGACCCCAAGCTATTCCATTCGATCAAGACACAGCGGGGGCCCCTGTCTGACAATTGGATTGAGGAGTACAAGCAGCAGGTGTTTCCCATAATGTGTGCCTACAAGCTCTGCAAGGTGGAGTTCCGCTATTGGGGCATGCAGTCCAAGATCGAGAGGTTCATCCATGACacgg GCCTGCGGAAGGTGATGGTGAGGGCCCACCGGCAGGCCTGGTGCTGGCAGGACGAGTGGTACGGGCTCAATATGGAGAACATCcgggagctggagaaagaagcGCAGCTCATGCTGTCCCGCAAGATGGCCCAGTTCAATGAAGATGATGAAGAGGCTGCCGAACTGGCCAAGGACGAAgccagccaggcccaggcccctggggagCCCCCCCAGCCCAGCAGTAGCAGCGGGGAGCCCCTGGCAGGCCGGGGCCTCAAGAAACAGTGGTCTACATCCTCCAAGTCCTCGCGGTCATCTAAGCGGGGAG CCAGCCCTTCCCGCCACAGCATCTCCGAGTGGAGGATGCAGAGTATCGCCCGGGACTCAGACGAGAGCTCAGACGACGAGTACTTCGACGCTCATG aggACCTGTCTGATTCAGAAGAAATATTCCCCAAGGACATCACCAAGTGGAGCTCCAATGACCTCATGGACAAAATTGAAAGTCCTGAGCCGGAGGATACACAGG ACGGTCTATACCGCCAGAGCGCCCCTGAATTCAGGGTGGCTTCCAGTGTGGAGCAGCTGAACATCATTGAG ACCAAAAAAAAGATCTTCACCTTGTACCCAGCCTTTCTGCGTTTGCTGAAGAAAATcagatggaaggggaggaagcgAACACCATCTAGGCAGAAGTGA
- the PITPNM2 gene encoding membrane-associated phosphatidylinositol transfer protein 2 isoform X6 produces MIIKEYRIPLPMTVEEYRIAQLYMIQKKSRNETYGEGSGVEILENRPYTDGPGGSGQYTHKVYHVGMHIPSWFRSILPKAALRVVEESWNAYPYTRTRFTCPFVEKFSIDIETFYKTDAGENPNVFSLSPVEKNQLTIDFIDIVKDPVPPNEYKMEEDPKLFHSIKTQRGPLSDNWIEEYKQQVFPIMCAYKLCKVEFRYWGMQSKIERFIHDTGLRKVMVRAHRQAWCWQDEWYGLNMENIRELEKEAQLMLSRKMAQFNEDDEEAAELAKDEASQAQAPGEPPQPSSSSGEPLAGRGLKKQWSTSSKSSRSSKRGASPSRHSISEWRMQSIARDSDESSDDEYFDAHEDLSDSEEIFPKDITKWSSNDLMDKIESPEPEDTQDGLYRQSAPEFRVASSVEQLNIIEDEVSPPLAAPASTIHVLLLVLHGGTILDTGTGDPSSKQGDANTIATVFDTVMRVHYPSALGRLSIRLVPCPPICSDAFALVSNLSPYSHDEGCLSSSQDHIPLAALPLLATSSPQYQEAIATVIQRANLAYGDFIKSQEGMTFSGQICLIGDCVGGILAFDALCYSSQPVSESQSSSRRGSVASVQETDLLSPGTLVNAAHGTSGSSGLESSRHLSRSNIDIPRSNGVEDPKRQWPRKRSDSSTYELDTIQQHQAFLSSLHASVLRNEPSSRRSSSSTMLDGSGAVGKFDFEIADLFLFGCPLGLVLALRKTVIPTLDVFQLRPACQQVYNLFHPADPSASRLEPLLERRFHALPPFSIPRYQRYPLGDGCSTLLVETVQRNPELVLEGGPLAPLPPGDGFLETSIPVPALTWQDGPRPSPGCAESDALQTHNTVFQEHVAPSSPSAAPTTRGFRRASEISIASQVSGMAESYTASSIAQIAAKWWGQKRIDYALYCPDALTAFPTVALPHLFHASYWESTDVVSFLLRQVMRHDNSSILELDGKEVSVFTPSKPREKWQRKRTHVKLRNVTANHRINDAVANEDGPQVLTGRFMYGPLDMVTLTGEKVDVHIMMQPPSGEWLYLDTLVTNSSGRVSYTIPETHRLGVGVYPIKMVVRGDHTFADSYITVLPKGTEFVVFSIDGSFAASVSIMGSDPKVRAGAVDVVRHWQDLGYLIIYVTGRPDMQKQRVVAWLAQHNFPHGVVSFCDGLVHDPLRHKANFLKLLISELHLRVHAAYGSTKDVAVYSSISLSPMQIYIVGRPTKKLQQQCQFITDGYAAHLAQLKYNHRARPARNAATRMALRKGSFGLPGQGDFLRSRNHLLRTISAQPSGPGHRHDRTQSQADGEQRGQRSMSVAAGCWGRTMAGRLEPGAAAGPK; encoded by the exons ATGATCATTAAGGAATATCGGATTCCTCTGCCCATGACCGTGGAGGAGTACCGCATCGCCCAGCTGTACATGATACAG AAGAAGAGCCGTAACGAAACGTATGGCGAAGGCAGTGGCGTAGAGATCTTGGAGAACCGGCCGTACACAGACGGCCCCGGCGGCTCTGGGCAGTACACACACAAGGTGTACCATGTGGGCATGCACATCCCCAGCTGGTTCCGCTCCATCCTGCCCAAGGCAGCCCTGAGGGTGGTTGAGGAATCCTGGAACGCCTACCCCTATACCCGAACCAG GTTCACTTGCCCCTTTGTGGAGAAATTCTCCATTGACATCGAAACTTTTTATAAAACGGATGCTGGAGAAAACCCTAATGTGTTCAGCCTGTCTCCTGTGGAGAAGAACCAGCTGACAATCG ACTTCATCGACATCGTCAAAGACCCTGTGCCCCCCAACGAGTATAAGATGGAAGAAGACCCCAAGCTATTCCATTCGATCAAGACACAGCGGGGGCCCCTGTCTGACAATTGGATTGAGGAGTACAAGCAGCAGGTGTTTCCCATAATGTGTGCCTACAAGCTCTGCAAGGTGGAGTTCCGCTATTGGGGCATGCAGTCCAAGATCGAGAGGTTCATCCATGACacgg GCCTGCGGAAGGTGATGGTGAGGGCCCACCGGCAGGCCTGGTGCTGGCAGGACGAGTGGTACGGGCTCAATATGGAGAACATCcgggagctggagaaagaagcGCAGCTCATGCTGTCCCGCAAGATGGCCCAGTTCAATGAAGATGATGAAGAGGCTGCCGAACTGGCCAAGGACGAAgccagccaggcccaggcccctggggagCCCCCCCAGCCCAGCAGTAGCAGCGGGGAGCCCCTGGCAGGCCGGGGCCTCAAGAAACAGTGGTCTACATCCTCCAAGTCCTCGCGGTCATCTAAGCGGGGAG CCAGCCCTTCCCGCCACAGCATCTCCGAGTGGAGGATGCAGAGTATCGCCCGGGACTCAGACGAGAGCTCAGACGACGAGTACTTCGACGCTCATG aggACCTGTCTGATTCAGAAGAAATATTCCCCAAGGACATCACCAAGTGGAGCTCCAATGACCTCATGGACAAAATTGAAAGTCCTGAGCCGGAGGATACACAGG ACGGTCTATACCGCCAGAGCGCCCCTGAATTCAGGGTGGCTTCCAGTGTGGAGCAGCTGAACATCATTGAG GACGAGGTCAGCCCACCCCTGGCTGCGCCGGCCTCCACAATCCACgtgttgctgctggtgctgcatGGAGGGACCATCCTGGACACGGGCACTGGAGACCCCAGCTCCAAGCAGGGCGACGCCAACACCATTGCCACCGTGTTCGACACCGTCATGCGTGTGCATTACCCCAGTGCCCTGGGCCGCCTCTCCATCCGCCTGGTGCCCTGCCCGCCCATCTGCTCCGATGCCTTCGCCCTTGTCTCCAA cctcagcccctaCAGCCACGATGAAGGCTGTCTGTCCAGCAGCCAGGACCACATCCCCctggctgccctgcccctgctggcCACCTCCTCACCCCAGTACCAGGAGGCGATTGCCACAGTGATTCAGCGGGCCAACCTTGCCTACGGGGACTTCATCAAGTCCCAGGAGGGCATGACCTTCAGTGGGCAG aTCTGCCTCATTGGGGACTGTGTGGGAGGCATCCTGGCATTCGATGCCTTATGCTACAGCAGCCAGCCAGTGTCTGAGAGTCAGAGCAGCAGCCGTCGGGGCAGCGTGGCCAGCGTGCAG GAAACTGACCTGCTGTCCCCCGGCACCCTGGTCAATGCGGCACATGGCACCAGTGGCAGCAGTGGCCTGGAGAGCAGCCGGCACCTGAGCCGCAGCAACATTGATATTCCCCGAAGCAATGGTGTTGAGGACCCCAAAAGGCAGTGGCCCCGAAAGAGGAGCGACTCATCCACCTATGAGCTGGACACCATCCAACAGCACCAGGCCTTCCTATCCAG CCTCCATGCCAGTGTGCTGAGGAACGAGCCCAGCTCCCGCCGTTCGAGCAGCTCCACCATGCTGGATGGCTCAGGGGCCGTGGGGAAATTTGACTTTGAGATCGCAGATCTTTTCCTCTTTGGGTGCCCGCTGGGGCTGGTCCTGGCCTTGAGGAAGACCGTCATCCCTACCCTTGATG tTTTCCAGCTGCGGCCAGCCTGCCAGCAAGTCTACAACCTCTTCCACCCCGCGGACCCGTCGGCCTCTCGCCTGGAGCCGCTGCTGGAGCGGAGATTCCACGCCCTGCCGCCTTTCAGCATCCCCCGCTACCAGCGCTACCCGCTGGGGGACGGCTGCTCCACGCTGCTGG TCGAGACAGTGCAGAGAAACCCTGAGCTGGTCCTGGAGGGCGGGCCcctggcccctctccccccaggggACGGCTTCCTGGAAACCAGTATCCCTGTTCCCGCGCTCACCTGGCAAGACGGGCCCCGCCCGAGCCCGGGCTGTGCTGAGT CAGATGCACTCCAGACCCACAACACGGTCTTTCAAGAGCATGTGGCCCCCTCCTCGCCCAGTGCCGCCCCCACCACCCGAGGTTTCCGCCGAGCCAGTGAGATCAGCATTGCCAGCCAGGTGTCGGGCATGGCCGAGAGCTACACAGCATCCAGCATTGCCCAGA TTGCAGCAAAATGGTGGGGTCAGAAGCGGATCGACTATGCCCTGTACTGCCCTGACGCCCTGACGGCCTTCCCCACGGTGGCCCTGCCCCACCTCTTCCACGCCAGCTACTGGGAGTCAACAGATGTGGTCTCCTTCCTGCTGAGACAG GTCATGAGGCATGACAACTCCAGCATCCTGGAGCTGGATGGCAAAGAGGTTTCAGTGTTCACCCCCTCAAAGCCAAGAGAGAAGTGGCAGCGCAAGAGGACCCACGTGAAGCTGAGG AATGTGACCGCCAACCACCGGATCAATGACGCAGTCGCCAACGAGGATGGCCCACAGGTTCTGACGGGCCGATTCATGTATGGGCCCCTGGATATGGTCACTCTGACTGGAGAGAAG GTGGATGTGCACATCATGATGCAGCCACCCTCGGGCGAGTGGCTGTACCTGGACACGTTGGTGACCAACAGCAGTGGGCGGGTCTCCTACACCATCCCTGAGACCCACCGCTTGGGTGTGGGCGTCTACCCCATCAAGATGGTGGTCAG GGGAGACCACACGTTTGCTGACAGCTACATCACCGTGCTGCCCAAGGGCACGGAGTTTGTGGTCTTCAGTATTGATGGCTCCTTTGCCGCCAGCGTGTCCATCATGGGCAGCGACCCCAAAGTGCGGGCTGGGGCTGTGGACGTGGTGCG GCACTGGCAGGACCTGGGCTACCTCATCATCTATGTGACGGGCCGGCCTGACATGCAGAAGCAGCGCGTGGTGGCATGGCTGGCCCAGCACAACTTCCCCCACGGTGTGGTGTCCTTCTGTGATGGCCTGGTGCATGACCCGCTACGGCATAAGGCCAACTTCCTGAAGCTGCTCATCTCTGAG CTGCACCTGCGCGTGCACGCGGCCTACGGCTCCACCAAGGACGTGGCAGTCTACAGCTCCATCAGCCTGTCCCCCATGCAGATCTACATCGTGGGCCGGCCCACCAAGAAGCTGCAGCAGCAGTGCCAG TTCATCACGGATGGCTATGCGGCTCACCTGGCCCAGCTCAAGTACAACCACCGGGCACGGCCGGCCCGCAACGCGGCCACCCGCATGGCACTGCGGAAAGGCAGCTTCGGCCTGCCAGGCCAGGGTGACTTCTTGCGCTCCCGGAACCACCTGCTCCGCACCATCTCAGCCCAGCCCAGCGGGCCTGGCCACCGGCATGATCGGACACAGAGCCAGGCAGATGGCGAGCAGCGGGGACAGCGCAGCATGAGTGTGGCAGCTGGCTGCTGGGGCCGCACCATGGCTGGCCGGCTTGAGCCAGGGGCAGCCGCGGGCCCCAAGTAG
- the PITPNM2 gene encoding membrane-associated phosphatidylinositol transfer protein 2 isoform X8 has translation MIIKEYRIPLPMTVEEYRIAQLYMIQKKSRNETYGEGSGVEILENRPYTDGPGGSGQYTHKVYHVGMHIPSWFRSILPKAALRVVEESWNAYPYTRTRFTCPFVEKFSIDIETFYKTDAGENPNVFSLSPVEKNQLTIGNLHQDFIDIVKDPVPPNEYKMEEDPKLFHSIKTQRGPLSDNWIEEYKQQVFPIMCAYKLCKVEFRYWGMQSKIERFIHDTGLRKVMVRAHRQAWCWQDEWYGLNMENIRELEKEAQLMLSRKMAQFNEDDEEAAELAKDEASQAQAPGEPPQPSSSSGEPLAGRGLKKQWSTSSKSSRSSKRGASPSRHSISEWRMQSIARDSDESSDDEYFDAHEDLSDSEEIFPKDITKWSSNDLMDKIESPEPEDTQDGLYRQSAPEFRVASSVEQLNIIEDEVSPPLAAPASTIHVLLLVLHGGTILDTGTGDPSSKQGDANTIATVFDTVMRVHYPSALGRLSIRLVPCPPICSDAFALVSNLSPYSHDEGCLSSSQDHIPLAALPLLATSSPQYQEAIATVIQRANLAYGDFIKSQEGMTFSGQICLIGDCVGGILAFDALCYSSQPVSESQSSSRRGSVASVQETDLLSPGTLVNAAHGTSGSSGLESSRHLSRSNIDIPRSNGVEDPKRQWPRKRSDSSTYELDTIQQHQAFLSSLHASVLRNEPSSRRSSSSTMLDGSGAVGKFDFEIADLFLFGCPLGLVLALRKTVIPTLDVFQLRPACQQVYNLFHPADPSASRLEPLLERRFHALPPFSIPRYQRYPLGDGCSTLLADALQTHNTVFQEHVAPSSPSAAPTTRGFRRASEISIASQVSGMAESYTASSIAQIAAKWWGQKRIDYALYCPDALTAFPTVALPHLFHASYWESTDVVSFLLRQVMRHDNSSILELDGKEVSVFTPSKPREKWQRKRTHVKLRNVTANHRINDAVANEDGPQVLTGRFMYGPLDMVTLTGEKVDVHIMMQPPSGEWLYLDTLVTNSSGRVSYTIPETHRLGVGVYPIKMVVRGDHTFADSYITVLPKGTEFVVFSIDGSFAASVSIMGSDPKVRAGAVDVVRHWQDLGYLIIYVTGRPDMQKQRVVAWLAQHNFPHGVVSFCDGLVHDPLRHKANFLKLLISELHLRVHAAYGSTKDVAVYSSISLSPMQIYIVGRPTKKLQQQCQFITDGYAAHLAQLKYNHRARPARNAATRMALRKGSFGLPGQGDFLRSRNHLLRTISAQPSGPGHRHDRTQSQADGEQRGQRSMSVAAGCWGRTMAGRLEPGAAAGPK, from the exons ATGATCATTAAGGAATATCGGATTCCTCTGCCCATGACCGTGGAGGAGTACCGCATCGCCCAGCTGTACATGATACAG AAGAAGAGCCGTAACGAAACGTATGGCGAAGGCAGTGGCGTAGAGATCTTGGAGAACCGGCCGTACACAGACGGCCCCGGCGGCTCTGGGCAGTACACACACAAGGTGTACCATGTGGGCATGCACATCCCCAGCTGGTTCCGCTCCATCCTGCCCAAGGCAGCCCTGAGGGTGGTTGAGGAATCCTGGAACGCCTACCCCTATACCCGAACCAG GTTCACTTGCCCCTTTGTGGAGAAATTCTCCATTGACATCGAAACTTTTTATAAAACGGATGCTGGAGAAAACCCTAATGTGTTCAGCCTGTCTCCTGTGGAGAAGAACCAGCTGACAATCGGTAACCTCCACCAAG ACTTCATCGACATCGTCAAAGACCCTGTGCCCCCCAACGAGTATAAGATGGAAGAAGACCCCAAGCTATTCCATTCGATCAAGACACAGCGGGGGCCCCTGTCTGACAATTGGATTGAGGAGTACAAGCAGCAGGTGTTTCCCATAATGTGTGCCTACAAGCTCTGCAAGGTGGAGTTCCGCTATTGGGGCATGCAGTCCAAGATCGAGAGGTTCATCCATGACacgg GCCTGCGGAAGGTGATGGTGAGGGCCCACCGGCAGGCCTGGTGCTGGCAGGACGAGTGGTACGGGCTCAATATGGAGAACATCcgggagctggagaaagaagcGCAGCTCATGCTGTCCCGCAAGATGGCCCAGTTCAATGAAGATGATGAAGAGGCTGCCGAACTGGCCAAGGACGAAgccagccaggcccaggcccctggggagCCCCCCCAGCCCAGCAGTAGCAGCGGGGAGCCCCTGGCAGGCCGGGGCCTCAAGAAACAGTGGTCTACATCCTCCAAGTCCTCGCGGTCATCTAAGCGGGGAG CCAGCCCTTCCCGCCACAGCATCTCCGAGTGGAGGATGCAGAGTATCGCCCGGGACTCAGACGAGAGCTCAGACGACGAGTACTTCGACGCTCATG aggACCTGTCTGATTCAGAAGAAATATTCCCCAAGGACATCACCAAGTGGAGCTCCAATGACCTCATGGACAAAATTGAAAGTCCTGAGCCGGAGGATACACAGG ACGGTCTATACCGCCAGAGCGCCCCTGAATTCAGGGTGGCTTCCAGTGTGGAGCAGCTGAACATCATTGAG GACGAGGTCAGCCCACCCCTGGCTGCGCCGGCCTCCACAATCCACgtgttgctgctggtgctgcatGGAGGGACCATCCTGGACACGGGCACTGGAGACCCCAGCTCCAAGCAGGGCGACGCCAACACCATTGCCACCGTGTTCGACACCGTCATGCGTGTGCATTACCCCAGTGCCCTGGGCCGCCTCTCCATCCGCCTGGTGCCCTGCCCGCCCATCTGCTCCGATGCCTTCGCCCTTGTCTCCAA cctcagcccctaCAGCCACGATGAAGGCTGTCTGTCCAGCAGCCAGGACCACATCCCCctggctgccctgcccctgctggcCACCTCCTCACCCCAGTACCAGGAGGCGATTGCCACAGTGATTCAGCGGGCCAACCTTGCCTACGGGGACTTCATCAAGTCCCAGGAGGGCATGACCTTCAGTGGGCAG aTCTGCCTCATTGGGGACTGTGTGGGAGGCATCCTGGCATTCGATGCCTTATGCTACAGCAGCCAGCCAGTGTCTGAGAGTCAGAGCAGCAGCCGTCGGGGCAGCGTGGCCAGCGTGCAG GAAACTGACCTGCTGTCCCCCGGCACCCTGGTCAATGCGGCACATGGCACCAGTGGCAGCAGTGGCCTGGAGAGCAGCCGGCACCTGAGCCGCAGCAACATTGATATTCCCCGAAGCAATGGTGTTGAGGACCCCAAAAGGCAGTGGCCCCGAAAGAGGAGCGACTCATCCACCTATGAGCTGGACACCATCCAACAGCACCAGGCCTTCCTATCCAG CCTCCATGCCAGTGTGCTGAGGAACGAGCCCAGCTCCCGCCGTTCGAGCAGCTCCACCATGCTGGATGGCTCAGGGGCCGTGGGGAAATTTGACTTTGAGATCGCAGATCTTTTCCTCTTTGGGTGCCCGCTGGGGCTGGTCCTGGCCTTGAGGAAGACCGTCATCCCTACCCTTGATG tTTTCCAGCTGCGGCCAGCCTGCCAGCAAGTCTACAACCTCTTCCACCCCGCGGACCCGTCGGCCTCTCGCCTGGAGCCGCTGCTGGAGCGGAGATTCCACGCCCTGCCGCCTTTCAGCATCCCCCGCTACCAGCGCTACCCGCTGGGGGACGGCTGCTCCACGCTGCTGG CAGATGCACTCCAGACCCACAACACGGTCTTTCAAGAGCATGTGGCCCCCTCCTCGCCCAGTGCCGCCCCCACCACCCGAGGTTTCCGCCGAGCCAGTGAGATCAGCATTGCCAGCCAGGTGTCGGGCATGGCCGAGAGCTACACAGCATCCAGCATTGCCCAGA TTGCAGCAAAATGGTGGGGTCAGAAGCGGATCGACTATGCCCTGTACTGCCCTGACGCCCTGACGGCCTTCCCCACGGTGGCCCTGCCCCACCTCTTCCACGCCAGCTACTGGGAGTCAACAGATGTGGTCTCCTTCCTGCTGAGACAG GTCATGAGGCATGACAACTCCAGCATCCTGGAGCTGGATGGCAAAGAGGTTTCAGTGTTCACCCCCTCAAAGCCAAGAGAGAAGTGGCAGCGCAAGAGGACCCACGTGAAGCTGAGG AATGTGACCGCCAACCACCGGATCAATGACGCAGTCGCCAACGAGGATGGCCCACAGGTTCTGACGGGCCGATTCATGTATGGGCCCCTGGATATGGTCACTCTGACTGGAGAGAAG GTGGATGTGCACATCATGATGCAGCCACCCTCGGGCGAGTGGCTGTACCTGGACACGTTGGTGACCAACAGCAGTGGGCGGGTCTCCTACACCATCCCTGAGACCCACCGCTTGGGTGTGGGCGTCTACCCCATCAAGATGGTGGTCAG GGGAGACCACACGTTTGCTGACAGCTACATCACCGTGCTGCCCAAGGGCACGGAGTTTGTGGTCTTCAGTATTGATGGCTCCTTTGCCGCCAGCGTGTCCATCATGGGCAGCGACCCCAAAGTGCGGGCTGGGGCTGTGGACGTGGTGCG GCACTGGCAGGACCTGGGCTACCTCATCATCTATGTGACGGGCCGGCCTGACATGCAGAAGCAGCGCGTGGTGGCATGGCTGGCCCAGCACAACTTCCCCCACGGTGTGGTGTCCTTCTGTGATGGCCTGGTGCATGACCCGCTACGGCATAAGGCCAACTTCCTGAAGCTGCTCATCTCTGAG CTGCACCTGCGCGTGCACGCGGCCTACGGCTCCACCAAGGACGTGGCAGTCTACAGCTCCATCAGCCTGTCCCCCATGCAGATCTACATCGTGGGCCGGCCCACCAAGAAGCTGCAGCAGCAGTGCCAG TTCATCACGGATGGCTATGCGGCTCACCTGGCCCAGCTCAAGTACAACCACCGGGCACGGCCGGCCCGCAACGCGGCCACCCGCATGGCACTGCGGAAAGGCAGCTTCGGCCTGCCAGGCCAGGGTGACTTCTTGCGCTCCCGGAACCACCTGCTCCGCACCATCTCAGCCCAGCCCAGCGGGCCTGGCCACCGGCATGATCGGACACAGAGCCAGGCAGATGGCGAGCAGCGGGGACAGCGCAGCATGAGTGTGGCAGCTGGCTGCTGGGGCCGCACCATGGCTGGCCGGCTTGAGCCAGGGGCAGCCGCGGGCCCCAAGTAG